The Glycine soja cultivar W05 chromosome 8, ASM419377v2, whole genome shotgun sequence genome has a window encoding:
- the LOC114423193 gene encoding protein ALTERED XYLOGLUCAN 4-like, which translates to MAATSTNQIKDQSLSLTKRLFPWTLYALIPIALLHFYLNPLSFPPSPESELPHSFTSHFSPPSEDEKAHDTPCDYFNGKWVSDKRGPLYNGTTCGTIKENQNCIKHGKLDMGYLYWRWKPNSECQLPRFDPHAFLNVVSNKHLAFVGDSMARNQLESLLCMLATASSSTLLFSNDSNKFRRWHFSSHNATVSVYWSPFLVKGVEKSSSGPDHNELYLDHVDEKWGGDMGQMDLIVLSIGHWFLHPAIYYEDGSVLGCHYCPGLNHSAIGFYGVLRKALRTTLNGIIDRRGGKGNDGVGVIVTTFSPAHFEGEWDKAGACPKTRPYRNEEKKLEGMDAEMREIEMEEVEAAKVKAKGIGGFRLEALDVTRLALLRPDGHPGPYMYPFPFANGVQEHMQNDCVHWCLPGPIDTWNEIFLEILKKWEEQHKSEE; encoded by the exons ATGGCAGCAACTTCAACAAACCAAATCAAAGACCAATCTCTTTCACTCACCAAGAGACTCTTTCCATGGACCCTCTATGCTCTAATCCCCATAGCTCTTCTACACTTCTACCTTAATCCTCTTTCATTTCCTCCTTCACCAGAATCTGAACTCCCTCATTCGTTCACTTCTCACTTTTCTCCCCCCTCAG AAGATGAAAAGGCTCATGATACCCCTTGTGACTACTTCAATGGCAAATGGGTCAGTGACAAGAGAGGCCCTTTGTACAATGGAACAACCTGCGGCACGATCAAGGAGAACCAGAACTGCATCAAACATGGAAAACTTGACATGGGTTATCTCTATTGGAGGTGGAAGCCTAATAGTGAGTGCCAACTTCCAAGGTTTGACCCTCATGCTTTTCTCAATGTTGTGAGCAACAAGCACTTGGCTTTTGTAGGGGACTCTATGGCTAGGAACCAGTTAGAGTCACTTCTTTGCATGTTAGCCACTGCTTCAAGTTCAACCCTTTTGTTCAGCAATGACAGCAACAAGTTCCGCAGGTGGCACTTTTCTTCTCATAATGCAACTGTTTCTGTGTATTGGTCCCCCTTTCTTGTAAAGGGTGTTGAGAAATCTAGCAGTGGACCTGATCATAATGAGTTGTATTTGGATCATGTTGATGAGAAATGGGGTGGGGACATGGGTCAAATGGACTTGATTGTATTGTCAATTGGGCATTGGTTTTTGCATCCTGCTATTTATTATGAGGATGGTTCTGTTTTGGGGTGTCATTATTGTCCTGGTTTGAACCATAGTGCAATTGGGTTTTATGGTGTGTTGAGAAAGGCTTTGAGGACTACCCTTAATGGGATAATTGATAGGAGGGGTGGTAAAGGAAATGATGGGGTTGGTGTGATTGTGACAACATTTTCACCTGCTCATTTTGAAGGTGAGTGGGATAAGGCTGGTGCTTGTCCTAAGACTAGGCCTTATAGAAATGAGGAGAAGAAGCTTGAAGGGATGGATGCTGAAATGAGAGAGATTGAGATGGAGGAAGTGGAAGCAGCAAAGGTGAAAGCCAAGGGAATTGGAGGGTTTAGGTTGGAGGCATTGGATGTGACCAGATTGGCATTGTTGAGACCAGATGGCCACCCTGGCCCTTACATGTATCCTTTTCCCTTTGCCAATGGGGTTCAAGAGCACATGCAGAACGATTGTGTTCATTGGTGCTTGCCAGGGCCTATAGACACATGGAATGAGATTTTTCTGGAGATTTTGAAGAAGTGGGAGGAACAACATAAGAGTGAAGAATGA